The following DNA comes from Ketobacter sp. MCCC 1A13808.
AAGCTACTTGGTAAGGGGTAGGATTTGAATACCCCTCCACCCATAGAAGCAAACATGAAACAGGAACCTGTAAATATGCCCACAGTAAAGGATTCCAGGCTGTAAATCTTTTTTGCTTCCAAAGGAAGTTTTACATCACGACCTTGCAGCTCCTTCCCGTTCTCATCCAAGAACACGGGCTTACCCTCACGACTAAACGCATTGCGAAAAGGCAGATAATTCGCAGTGTCGTAATGATCAGCGCCCTTACCGGGCACATTATTTTTCGCATCACCTGCGATTGCACAACCGGTTACACTCAACGAAACAGCCACACCTGCAACGCCCCCCAACAAATACTTTTTCAACATAGCTTTATTCATATCTTGCTCCTATATATTAATATTGATTGCCGCAAACCACAGGCGCCCGGGATAAAATGCTAATGTCGTAGCGTCGTAATTTACAAACTCATCAGACTCATCAAATAGATTATCCAATCCGAATTCAAGCGAGCCAAAGTGGCCTGGAAAGCGATAACCTGCGATTACGCTAGTAATCCATGTATTCTGTTTTTGTCGATCGGGAGATTGTAATGAACTAAACCTTTGCTTGAAGTAGGTCTGCTTTACTGTAAATGAAGCGCCATTATCAGCGAACAATGATACGACAAAAGGGACAGAATAAAGATCAACATAGAGTGAATCAGATTCTGAAACAATCTCAGCCGTCGACCGACGATCCCACCCCAGTCCCATAGACAT
Coding sequences within:
- a CDS encoding TonB-dependent receptor, which codes for MRIAYIENFQGYYAANQTIEPTTLMGFSQFYSDPAGTRSKNYSIAIDKALSRFFAYGISYVDRNLELEAVRNGTEIVDTLSTKERIADAYFQYIPNVQVSMSMGLGWDRRSTAEIVSESDSLYVDLYSVPFVVSLFADNGASFTVKQTYFKQRFSSLQSPDRQKQNTWITSVIAGYRFPGHFGSLEFGLDNLFDESDEFVNYDATTLAFYPGRLWFAAININI